A DNA window from Pyrus communis chromosome 3, drPyrComm1.1, whole genome shotgun sequence contains the following coding sequences:
- the LOC137727382 gene encoding 2-oxoglutarate-dependent dioxygenase 19-like, translated as MAPTVTSVNASEPKVASIKTLAGSDALTSVPSEYAYIMDPNDKGDANDPEHSIPIIDFALLTSASPDERAQMIQKLGKACQEWGFFQVINHGVPESLMKQMIDACQRFFELPEEEKKEFHTKNLLDPIKCGTSFNVAIDKVRLWRDYLKVIAHPKFNSLYKPVGYSEVSLEFSKRTRAVATEILNGMSESLGLETDYITKAMNWDRGCQILAANYYPACPQPDLAIGIPPHTDHGLVTLLIQNDMCGLEVKHNDQWVLVNAAPGSFIVNVGDQMQILTNDKYKSIWHRATVNNTSTRISIAVPHGPALDTPAVPIPELLEKEGEKAKYIGMTYEKFMELQASPAAYMMPCLDHLRVKDN; from the exons ATGGCACCTACAGTGACTTCAGTGAATGCATCTGAACCCAAGGTAGCAAGCATCAAAACCTTAGCCGGCTCAGATGCTCTCACTTCTGTACCTTCCGAGTACGCCTACATCATGGATCCCAACGATAAGGGAGATGCAAACGACCCAGAACACTCAATCCCCATCATTGACTTTGCTCTTCTCACCTCTGCCTCCCCAGATGAAAGAGCACAAATGATCCAGAAGCTAGGAAAAGCTTGCCAAGAATGGGGCTTCTTTCAG GTGATCAACCATGGTGTACCAGAGAGCCTGATGAAACAAATGATCGACGCGTGTCAAAGATTTTTTGAGCTAccggaggaggagaagaaggagtTCCATACAAAGAACCTGTTGGACCCAATCAAGTGCGGCACCAGCTTCAACGTCGCAATTGACAAAGTTCGTCTCTGGAGGGATTATCTCAAGGTCATCGCACACCCCAAATTCAACTCACTCTACAAACCTGTTGGGTACAGTGAAGTTTCATTGGAGTTCAGCAAAAGAACCCGTGCAGTGGCAACAGAAATATTGAATGGAATGTCGGAGAGTTTGGGACTGGAGACCGATTACATTACCAAGGCCATGAACTGGGATCGCGGCTGCCAAATTCTTGCAGCGAACTACTACCCAGCTTGCCCACAGCCCGACCTGGCGATCGGTATTCCTCCTCATACAGATCATGGACTGGTGACGCTCCTGATTCAGAATGATATGTGTGGCCTTGAAGTCAAGCACAATGATCAGTGGGTCTTGGTGAATGCCGCACCGGGCTCTTTTATTGTTAACGTAGGTGATCAAATGCAGATTCTGACAAACGACAAGTACAAGAGCATATGGCATCGAGCAACTGTAAACAACACATCTACTAGGATATCGATTGCCGTACCACATGGACCGGCACTCGACACGCCCGCTGTACCGATCCCGGAGTTGCTAGAAAAGGAAGGTGAAAAAGCGAAGTACATTGGAATGACGTATGAGAAATTCATGGAACTTCAAGCAAGCCCCGCTGCCTACATGATGCCTTGCTTGGATCACCTGCGGGTCAAGGACAATTGA
- the LOC137730169 gene encoding 2-oxoglutarate-dependent dioxygenase 19-like has product MAPTVTSVDASEPKVASIKTLADSDALTSVPSEYAYIMDPNDKGDANDPEHSIPIIDFALLTSVSPDERAQMIQKLGKACQEWGFFQVINHGVPESLMKEMIDACRRFFELPEEEKKEFHTKNLLDPIKCGTSFNVAIDKVRLWRDYLKVIAHPKFNSLYKPAGYSEVSLEFSKRTRAVATEILNGISESLGLEADYITKAMNWDRGCQILAANYYPACPQPDLAIGIPPHTDHGLVTLLIQNDMCGLEVKHNDQWVLVNAAPGAFIVNVGDQMQILTNGKYKSIWHRATVNNTATRISIAVPHGPALDTPAVPIPELLEKEGEKAKYIGMTYEKFMELQASPAAYMMPCLDHLRVKDN; this is encoded by the exons ATGGCACCTACCGTGACTTCAGTGGATGCATCTGAACCCAAGGTAGCAAGCATCAAAACCTTAGCCGACTCAGATGCTCTCACTTCTGTACCTTCCGAGTACGCCTACATCATGGATCCCAACGATAAGGGAGATGCAAACGACCCTGAACACTCAATCCCCATCATTGATTTTGCTCTTCTCACCTCTGTCTCCCCAGATGAACGGGCACAAATGATCCAGAAGCTAGGAAAAGCTTGCCAAGAATGGGGCTTCTTTCAG GTGATCAACCATGGTGTACCAGAGAGCCTAATGAAAGAAATGATCGATGCGTGCCGAAGATTTTTTGAGCTGCCGGAAGAGGAGAAGAAGGAGTTCCATACAAAGAACCTGTTGGACCCAATCAAGTGCGGCACCAGCTTCAACGTCGCAATTGACAAAGTTCGTCTCTGGAGGGACTATCTCAAGGTCATCGCACACCCCAAATTCAACTCACTCTACAAACCTGCTGGGTACAGTGAAGTTTCATTGGAGTTCAGCAAAAGAACCCGTGCAGTGGCAACCGAAATATTGAATGGAATATCGGAGAGTTTGGGACTGGAGGCCGATTACATTACCAAGGCCATGAACTGGGATCGGGGCTGCCAAATTCTGGCAGCGAACTACTACCCAGCTTGCCCACAGCCCGACCTGGCGATCGGTATTCCTCCTCATACAGATCATGGACTGGTGACGCTCCTGATTCAGAATGATATGTGTGGCCTTGAAGTCAAGCACAATGATCAGTGGGTCTTGGTGAATGCCGCTCCGGGCGCGTTTATTGTTAACGTTGGTGATCAAATGCAAATTCTAACAAACGGCAAGTACAAGAGCATATGGCATCGAGCAACTGTGAACAACACAGCTACTAGAATATCGATCGCCGTACCACATGGACCGGCACTCGACACGCCCGCTGTACCGATCCCGGAGTTGCTAGAAAAGGAAGGTGAAAAAGCGAAGTACATCGGAATGACGTATGAGAAATTCATGGAACTTCAGGCAAGCCCCGCTGCCTACATGATGCCTTGCTTGGATCACCTGCGGGTCAAGGACAATTGA